Proteins encoded in a region of the Devosia sp. RR2S18 genome:
- a CDS encoding YMGG-like glycine zipper-containing protein codes for MHKFVIAAAATLSLTACTATQQGAAVGAGAGAIVGAAATGNVVGTAVGAGIGGVVGAATGDLLGRASGTDDRCVYQRADGTRYVDVCPRG; via the coding sequence ATGCATAAGTTCGTCATCGCCGCCGCCGCCACTCTTTCGCTCACCGCTTGCACCGCCACTCAGCAGGGTGCCGCAGTCGGCGCTGGTGCTGGCGCCATCGTGGGCGCGGCCGCAACCGGCAACGTGGTTGGCACCGCAGTTGGCGCCGGTATCGGCGGCGTTGTCGGCGCTGCAACCGGTGATCTTCTCGGCCGGGCTTCGGGCACTGATGACCGCTGCGTCTACCAGCGTGCCGATGGTACTCGCTACGTTGACGTCTGCCCGCGCGGCTAA
- a CDS encoding cold-shock protein: MAAINGTVKFFNTTKGIGFISPDNGEKDAFVHISAVQRSGLQGLYEGDKVSYELETGHDGKISATNLTLLS, encoded by the coding sequence ATGGCTGCCATCAATGGTACCGTAAAATTCTTCAACACCACTAAAGGCATTGGCTTCATTTCTCCCGACAATGGCGAGAAGGACGCATTCGTGCACATCTCGGCAGTGCAACGTTCGGGCCTTCAGGGCCTTTATGAAGGTGACAAGGTGAGCTACGAGCTCGAAACCGGCCACGACGGAAAGATTTCGGCCACCAACCTGACGCTACTAAGCTAA
- a CDS encoding NUDIX hydrolase, which yields MESAAGQRQAGALPYAVVDGRVTFLLITARRSGRWIFPKGAIEPHLTPWESAAEEAREEAGVIGTIEQQPVGSYRASAGSDNSILVDVDLYPMLVQQQLDDWKEHGQRLRHWAVLHETKRLLLDPQIARLAVRLHRRLTKDAQPTVSSSSK from the coding sequence GTGGAATCCGCAGCGGGTCAGCGGCAGGCCGGTGCGCTGCCATATGCAGTGGTCGACGGCAGAGTGACGTTCCTGCTCATCACCGCACGCCGCAGCGGGCGTTGGATATTTCCAAAAGGGGCAATAGAACCTCATCTGACCCCGTGGGAGAGCGCGGCGGAAGAGGCCAGGGAAGAGGCTGGGGTGATTGGAACAATCGAGCAGCAACCTGTCGGCAGTTATCGGGCAAGCGCCGGCTCGGATAATTCAATCCTTGTTGACGTGGATCTCTATCCGATGCTGGTGCAGCAGCAACTCGACGACTGGAAAGAGCATGGCCAGCGTCTGCGACACTGGGCCGTCCTGCATGAAACCAAACGACTGTTGCTGGATCCGCAGATCGCTCGTCTCGCGGTACGGCTGCACCGGCGCCTGACCAAGGACGCTCAGCCGACCGTCAGTTCCAGCAGCAAGTAG
- a CDS encoding inorganic phosphate transporter — protein MAISNHTGYWRSTPDYDGLMTMAKSDLDKDLQRVAGQENATNQLARSVAAPGIALVFLLGAAVWASYVVVDSPLSYLVIIAAAISGYMAINVGANDVANNMGPAVGSRAITMVGALMIAAIFEAAGALLAGGDVVNTVARDLLTRSDFDGDTFIFVMMAALLASALWVNLATIIGAPVSTTHAVVGGVVGAGLTSGGLDAIAWPMIGAIVASWVISPVLGGVIAAIFLAIVTRTISWRIDKLNAARLWVPIFIAVMTGVFAMYMATKGLTRVWKPGWPTAIALGIFFAGVGWIISMPLIKRQSLKLENRNKHIASLFRLPLIGAAALLSFAHGANDVANAIGPFAAIVSTAQSGTMEAAGITLPFWVLMIGAVGLSLGLVLFGPKLIRIVGEQITKLNEVRAFCAALSAAITVLIASALGLPVSSTHIAVGGVFGVGFLREYYSERHMKRSSVPVYAKYVDPTMLNATPEEALSSDRKRDRRRLVRRQHVFGIAAAWVITVPAAAAISGLVYLLLELTVG, from the coding sequence GTGGCTATTTCCAACCACACTGGCTATTGGCGCAGCACGCCCGATTATGACGGATTGATGACTATGGCTAAAAGCGACCTCGACAAGGATCTGCAACGTGTTGCGGGACAGGAAAACGCCACAAACCAGTTGGCGCGCTCCGTAGCCGCACCTGGCATTGCACTGGTCTTTCTGCTCGGTGCTGCAGTTTGGGCGAGCTATGTCGTGGTGGATAGCCCCCTGAGCTATCTGGTAATCATCGCCGCCGCCATCTCCGGCTATATGGCCATAAACGTCGGGGCGAACGACGTTGCTAACAACATGGGCCCGGCCGTCGGGTCCAGGGCCATCACAATGGTCGGCGCATTGATGATCGCAGCCATCTTCGAGGCGGCTGGCGCGCTTCTCGCAGGCGGGGACGTCGTCAACACAGTCGCCCGTGACCTGCTCACCCGGTCTGACTTCGACGGCGATACCTTCATCTTCGTGATGATGGCAGCGCTACTGGCGTCCGCCCTTTGGGTCAATTTGGCAACGATCATCGGCGCTCCCGTCTCGACCACGCACGCGGTCGTCGGTGGGGTTGTTGGTGCGGGCCTTACCTCTGGCGGACTGGACGCGATTGCCTGGCCCATGATCGGAGCAATTGTTGCCAGCTGGGTTATCTCGCCGGTTCTAGGTGGCGTCATTGCGGCGATCTTTCTTGCCATTGTCACCCGCACCATCAGTTGGCGGATCGATAAGTTAAATGCAGCACGGCTTTGGGTGCCTATCTTCATAGCCGTGATGACCGGCGTGTTCGCCATGTACATGGCCACCAAAGGGCTCACTCGTGTCTGGAAACCGGGCTGGCCAACTGCCATTGCGCTTGGCATTTTCTTCGCAGGGGTCGGCTGGATCATATCCATGCCGCTGATCAAGCGCCAATCGCTGAAACTCGAAAACCGCAACAAGCATATCGCCAGCCTCTTTCGCCTGCCACTAATCGGGGCAGCCGCACTGCTCTCTTTCGCCCATGGCGCCAATGATGTTGCCAACGCGATCGGCCCTTTCGCCGCCATCGTCAGCACGGCGCAGTCGGGCACCATGGAAGCAGCAGGGATCACCCTGCCCTTCTGGGTGCTGATGATCGGCGCGGTCGGCCTATCTCTCGGGCTTGTCCTGTTTGGGCCCAAGCTCATCCGCATCGTGGGCGAGCAGATCACCAAGCTCAATGAGGTGCGTGCCTTTTGTGCAGCTCTCTCGGCGGCGATCACTGTCCTGATCGCCTCGGCACTCGGCCTACCTGTTTCCTCAACCCATATCGCAGTAGGCGGAGTATTTGGAGTGGGCTTCCTTAGGGAGTACTATTCGGAGCGCCACATGAAGCGCTCCTCCGTGCCGGTCTACGCCAAGTATGTGGATCCCACGATGCTCAACGCCACGCCTGAAGAGGCTCTTTCCAGCGACCGGAAGCGTGATCGGCGTCGCCTCGTGCGTCGGCAACACGTGTTTGGCATTGCCGCCGCCTGGGTCATCACCGTACCAGCGGCAGCGGCTATTTCCGGCCTGGTCTACTTGCTGCTGGAACTGACGGTCGGCTGA
- a CDS encoding acetolactate synthase 3 large subunit, with translation MAEQMTGAEMVIQALTDQGVEHIFGYPGGAALPIYDAMFQQEFVKHILVRHEQGATHMAEGYARSTGKPGVVLVTSGPGATNAVTGLTDALMDSIPLVCITAQVPTTLIGTDAFQECDTVGITRSCTKHNYLVKRIEDLPRILHEAFLIATTGRPGPVVIDIPKDVQFAVGAYYKPDADTLRHQSYRPQVDGDLDAITMAVEMMHKAERPIFYTGGGVINAGLEASDNLRELAELTGFPVTSTLMGLGAFPASNSQWMGMLGMHGTYEANMAMHDCDLMINIGARFDDRITGRIDAFSPNSRKIHVDIDPGSINKIIHVDLPIVGDCGRVLEEMIRIWRSRTNQPRTEALAPWWEQIKTWRAVNSLGFKNSDTTIKPQHAIQRLYEATRNQGKDVFITTEVGQHQMWAAQHFHFDKPNRWMTSGGLGTMGYGLPAAVGVQVAHPDALVIDIAGEASVQMTMQELSTAVQYRLPIKIFILNNERMGMVRQWQDLLHGSRYAHSYSESLPDFVKLAEAYGAKGIKCDNPAELDAAIAEMLNYDGPVLFDVLVEKDENCLPMIPSGKPHNEIILPDTANIGSIIDEKGRALV, from the coding sequence ATGGCCGAACAGATGACGGGCGCGGAAATGGTGATCCAGGCGCTGACCGATCAGGGGGTGGAACATATCTTCGGCTATCCCGGCGGCGCAGCCTTGCCGATCTACGACGCCATGTTCCAGCAGGAGTTCGTCAAGCACATCCTCGTGCGGCACGAGCAGGGCGCCACGCATATGGCTGAAGGCTATGCCCGTTCCACCGGCAAGCCCGGCGTCGTGCTGGTGACGTCCGGCCCGGGGGCCACCAATGCTGTGACAGGACTTACCGATGCGCTGATGGACTCCATCCCGCTGGTTTGTATCACGGCCCAGGTGCCCACGACGCTCATCGGCACGGACGCCTTCCAGGAATGCGATACGGTTGGTATCACCCGTTCCTGCACCAAGCACAACTACCTGGTGAAGCGGATCGAGGATCTGCCACGCATTCTGCACGAAGCCTTCTTGATTGCCACAACCGGGCGGCCTGGCCCCGTCGTCATCGACATCCCAAAGGATGTCCAGTTTGCTGTCGGCGCTTACTACAAGCCGGATGCCGACACGCTCCGGCACCAGAGCTATCGGCCGCAGGTCGACGGCGATCTCGACGCCATCACCATGGCGGTTGAGATGATGCATAAGGCCGAGCGTCCGATTTTCTATACGGGTGGTGGGGTTATCAATGCTGGCCTCGAGGCCTCCGACAATCTACGTGAGCTTGCTGAACTCACCGGCTTTCCCGTCACATCGACGCTGATGGGCCTGGGCGCCTTTCCAGCATCCAATTCGCAGTGGATGGGCATGTTGGGCATGCACGGCACCTACGAAGCGAACATGGCGATGCATGACTGTGACCTGATGATCAACATCGGGGCGCGCTTCGATGACCGCATCACCGGCCGCATCGATGCCTTCTCGCCCAACAGCCGCAAGATCCATGTCGACATCGATCCGGGCTCAATTAACAAGATCATCCATGTCGACCTTCCGATCGTGGGTGACTGTGGCCGTGTGCTGGAAGAGATGATCCGCATCTGGCGGTCGCGCACCAACCAGCCGCGCACCGAGGCGCTCGCGCCTTGGTGGGAGCAGATCAAGACGTGGCGCGCTGTCAACTCGCTCGGATTCAAGAACTCCGACACCACCATTAAGCCGCAGCACGCCATCCAGCGGCTTTACGAGGCCACCCGCAACCAGGGCAAGGATGTCTTCATCACCACTGAGGTTGGCCAGCACCAGATGTGGGCCGCACAGCACTTCCACTTCGACAAGCCCAATCGCTGGATGACCTCGGGTGGCTTGGGCACCATGGGGTATGGACTTCCTGCTGCGGTCGGCGTGCAGGTCGCCCATCCCGATGCATTGGTCATCGACATTGCAGGTGAAGCGTCCGTGCAGATGACGATGCAGGAGCTTTCGACCGCAGTGCAGTACCGCCTGCCGATAAAGATCTTCATCCTTAACAATGAGCGTATGGGCATGGTGCGCCAATGGCAGGATCTGCTGCATGGCTCCCGCTATGCGCACTCCTACTCGGAGTCGCTGCCGGATTTCGTCAAACTCGCCGAAGCGTATGGCGCCAAGGGCATCAAGTGCGACAACCCCGCCGAACTCGATGCCGCAATTGCTGAGATGCTCAACTATGATGGTCCGGTGCTCTTCGACGTACTGGTCGAGAAGGACGAGAACTGCCTGCCCATGATCCCGTCAGGCAAGCCGCACAACGAGATCATTCTGCCCGACACCGCCAATATCGGGTCCATCATCGATGAAAAGGGTAGGGCGCTGGTCTAG
- the ilvN gene encoding acetolactate synthase small subunit produces the protein MNAHLQPTGSAYFLTQETDQTERHTLSVLVDNEPGILARVVGLFSARGYNIESLTVSETEHGRRLSRITVVVIATPKVLVQIKLQLERLVPVHKVHDLTAEGQSLERELALIKVAGSGDHRAETLRLADAFRAQIVDATVESFVFEVTGKPAKIDSFIALMQPLGLVEVVRTGLAAISRGPQSM, from the coding sequence ATGAACGCACATCTGCAGCCCACCGGCTCGGCCTATTTCCTGACCCAGGAGACCGACCAGACCGAGCGCCACACTCTCTCTGTTCTGGTCGACAACGAGCCGGGCATCCTCGCCCGGGTCGTCGGTCTCTTTTCGGCCCGAGGCTATAACATCGAAAGCCTGACAGTCAGCGAGACCGAACACGGCCGGCGACTTAGTCGCATCACCGTCGTGGTGATCGCCACACCCAAAGTTCTTGTGCAGATCAAGTTGCAACTCGAACGGCTGGTGCCCGTGCACAAGGTGCATGATCTCACCGCCGAAGGACAGTCGCTGGAGCGCGAGCTGGCGCTGATCAAGGTTGCCGGGTCAGGTGATCACCGGGCCGAAACGCTTCGTCTTGCGGATGCTTTCCGGGCCCAGATCGTGGATGCCACCGTTGAGAGCTTTGTCTTCGAGGTTACCGGCAAGCCAGCCAAGATCGACAGCTTTATAGCGCTGATGCAACCGCTCGGCCTGGTCGAGGTCGTGCGGACCGGCTTGGCTGCCATCTCTCGTGGTCCGCAGAGTATGTAA
- a CDS encoding pyridoxine 5'-phosphate synthase, translating into MTLLSVNLNAVAQLRNRRDVPWPSVTGIARLVLDAGASGITVHPRPDERHIRRTDVFEISELMAAEYPRAEFNIEGYPSEDFFTLVDAVHAHQITLVPDTPEQATSDHGWDFRGQGNFLADAVRRLKQTDRRVSLFCDPDAGAAGAAAAKATGADRVELYTGPYGGCFDDPERAQRELALLAETAQAAAAIGLGVNAGHDLTLANLPAFQTAVPGVAEASIGHGITADALRMGFPEAVRQYRAILEE; encoded by the coding sequence ATGACACTCCTATCGGTCAATCTCAACGCCGTGGCGCAATTGCGGAACCGCCGTGACGTACCTTGGCCGAGCGTCACGGGGATTGCGCGCCTGGTGCTTGACGCGGGTGCGAGTGGCATAACGGTTCACCCGCGGCCGGACGAGCGGCACATACGCCGCACCGATGTATTTGAGATCTCCGAACTCATGGCTGCTGAATACCCCCGAGCCGAGTTCAACATCGAGGGATATCCCAGTGAAGACTTCTTCACCTTGGTCGATGCAGTCCACGCCCACCAGATAACGCTGGTTCCTGATACGCCCGAGCAGGCGACCTCCGATCATGGCTGGGATTTCAGAGGACAAGGCAATTTTCTTGCTGACGCCGTCCGTCGGCTGAAGCAAACGGACCGGCGCGTTTCCCTGTTTTGCGACCCCGATGCCGGCGCTGCTGGCGCTGCAGCGGCGAAAGCGACGGGAGCCGATCGGGTCGAACTCTATACCGGCCCCTATGGCGGCTGCTTCGATGATCCCGAACGGGCCCAACGTGAACTGGCCTTGTTGGCGGAAACGGCGCAAGCTGCCGCGGCTATCGGACTGGGTGTGAACGCCGGGCACGATCTTACCCTTGCCAATCTACCAGCGTTCCAAACGGCGGTTCCGGGCGTAGCGGAAGCGTCCATTGGACACGGCATCACCGCGGATGCGCTCCGCATGGGATTCCCCGAAGCCGTTCGGCAGTACCGGGCGATCTTGGAGGAGTAG
- a CDS encoding NADPH-dependent FMN reductase, whose translation MSKLKIAVIISSTRDTRFGEKPAQWIVDVAKQREELEVELVDLRDFDLPFFNEPASNLWMPSSDPRAVAWQKKIGEFDGYIFVVAEYNRSITGALKNALDQAYLEWNKKPAGFVGYGTVGAARAIEHLRGMMIELQMVSTRSAVHIGGGDFFAVHPLGQQNKPMSEIEGSIGSSAKDMLDQLIWWGNATKAPREAEAQSQQAAE comes from the coding sequence ATGTCCAAACTCAAGATTGCCGTCATTATTTCGTCCACGCGCGACACTCGCTTCGGCGAAAAGCCAGCGCAGTGGATCGTCGACGTCGCTAAGCAGCGCGAGGAACTCGAAGTCGAGTTGGTTGATCTGCGCGACTTCGACCTGCCGTTTTTTAACGAACCAGCCTCCAACCTCTGGATGCCATCGAGCGACCCGCGCGCTGTCGCCTGGCAGAAGAAGATTGGTGAGTTCGACGGCTATATCTTCGTGGTCGCCGAGTACAATCGCTCCATCACCGGCGCCCTCAAGAACGCTCTCGATCAGGCATATCTCGAGTGGAACAAGAAGCCCGCAGGGTTCGTCGGTTATGGCACCGTCGGCGCGGCACGTGCGATTGAGCACCTGCGTGGTATGATGATTGAGCTGCAGATGGTATCCACCCGTTCTGCCGTTCACATCGGCGGCGGCGATTTCTTCGCTGTCCACCCCCTGGGCCAGCAGAACAAGCCGATGTCCGAGATCGAAGGGTCAATCGGCTCGTCGGCCAAGGACATGCTCGACCAGCTGATCTGGTGGGGCAATGCGACGAAGGCCCCACGAGAGGCAGAGGCTCAAAGCCAGCAGGCAGCCGAGTAA
- a CDS encoding potassium transporter Kup has product MTQTNTTGASAGVDASDLTSHSHNPKDFPLLILGALGVVYGDIGTSPIYAFREAMHVRPGAASTNSEILGLLSLIVWALTLTVAVKYVFFVTRADNNGEGGTLSLMALARKTFTNPPVWITALGVVGAAMFFGDAIITPAISVLSAVEGVQLVAPGMTRWVVPITLIIILGVFFVQRFGTAKVSIVFGPVTAVWFLTLGFSGLVHIIDYPAVLWALNPYLAIEFLVTHFNIAFVVMGAIFLAVTGAEALYVDLGHFGRKPIVVAWFAMVFPCLLLNYFGQGAYVLEVGVENVGSPFFEMQPEWALLPFVGLATLATIIASQAVISGTYSLAQQAIALNMLPRLVVTHTSETQSGQIYMPQINSMLLIGVLVLVVSFGSSSALSSAYGIAVSGVMIVTLALLVVVMWRNWKWHPLVVLAFGIVFAVIDGGFFAANAAKLFQGGWVPAVVALGVATIMWSWMAGRRRLAEKTRRDEVPLQFLVDNLSKKKPTLVPGTAIFLTSDVEGAPTALLHSLKHYKVLHEQNVILTVRTSASPRVPDDEKVTIEAYNELFSRVVVTFGFMESPNIPKALALGRKLGWKFDIMSTSFFLSRRSLKTGPKSPNLLRYWQDRLFARLARNASDATEYFHIPTGRVVEIGTQVIL; this is encoded by the coding sequence ATGACGCAGACGAACACGACCGGCGCTTCAGCCGGTGTCGATGCGAGCGACCTCACCAGCCACTCCCATAATCCAAAAGACTTCCCACTACTGATCCTGGGGGCGCTCGGGGTGGTATATGGGGACATCGGGACCAGCCCGATCTATGCTTTCCGTGAGGCCATGCATGTTCGCCCGGGCGCAGCTTCCACCAACAGTGAAATTTTGGGCCTGCTGTCGCTGATCGTGTGGGCGCTGACGCTGACAGTCGCTGTCAAATACGTCTTCTTCGTTACCCGAGCCGACAATAATGGCGAGGGCGGTACCCTCTCCTTAATGGCGCTGGCGCGCAAAACCTTCACCAATCCCCCAGTCTGGATTACCGCATTGGGCGTCGTTGGCGCAGCAATGTTCTTTGGTGACGCCATCATCACGCCGGCAATTTCAGTCCTATCGGCGGTAGAGGGGGTGCAATTGGTCGCCCCCGGCATGACGCGCTGGGTCGTGCCGATTACCCTGATCATTATCCTTGGTGTGTTCTTTGTGCAGCGCTTCGGCACGGCCAAGGTGTCTATAGTCTTTGGCCCGGTTACCGCGGTGTGGTTTCTGACGCTCGGCTTTTCCGGCCTTGTGCACATTATCGACTATCCCGCTGTGCTTTGGGCCCTCAACCCCTATCTCGCCATCGAGTTTCTCGTAACGCACTTCAACATCGCTTTCGTGGTGATGGGGGCGATTTTCCTGGCTGTCACCGGCGCAGAGGCGCTCTACGTCGATCTGGGCCACTTTGGCCGCAAGCCCATTGTAGTGGCTTGGTTCGCCATGGTCTTTCCATGCCTACTGCTGAACTATTTCGGCCAGGGTGCCTATGTTCTCGAGGTGGGCGTGGAAAATGTGGGTAGCCCGTTCTTCGAGATGCAGCCCGAATGGGCATTGCTGCCGTTTGTTGGCCTAGCCACGCTCGCGACGATCATTGCTAGCCAGGCAGTCATCTCGGGTACCTATAGCCTGGCGCAGCAGGCGATAGCGCTCAACATGCTACCTCGCCTTGTCGTCACCCACACATCGGAAACCCAAAGTGGGCAGATCTACATGCCCCAGATCAACTCGATGCTGCTCATCGGTGTCTTGGTGCTGGTGGTCTCGTTCGGTAGCTCCAGTGCTCTGTCCAGTGCATACGGGATTGCCGTGTCTGGCGTGATGATCGTGACGCTCGCACTGCTGGTCGTTGTTATGTGGCGCAACTGGAAATGGCATCCGCTGGTGGTTCTAGCTTTCGGCATTGTATTCGCCGTTATCGACGGGGGCTTCTTTGCAGCCAATGCGGCAAAGCTTTTCCAGGGCGGCTGGGTGCCCGCTGTCGTAGCGCTTGGCGTCGCAACGATCATGTGGAGCTGGATGGCCGGACGTCGCCGGCTAGCTGAAAAGACCCGCCGCGACGAAGTGCCGTTGCAGTTCTTGGTGGACAACCTCTCCAAGAAGAAGCCAACCCTGGTGCCTGGTACGGCCATTTTCCTGACCAGTGATGTGGAGGGCGCACCCACGGCGCTACTGCATAGCCTCAAGCACTACAAGGTGCTGCATGAGCAGAACGTCATTCTGACGGTCCGCACGTCTGCCTCGCCACGCGTGCCTGACGACGAGAAGGTCACCATTGAGGCTTACAACGAATTGTTCAGCCGAGTGGTCGTGACCTTTGGCTTCATGGAGAGCCCAAACATCCCCAAAGCGCTGGCACTGGGCCGCAAGCTCGGGTGGAAGTTCGACATCATGTCCACCTCGTTCTTCCTGTCGCGCCGGTCCCTGAAGACGGGGCCAAAGTCGCCCAACTTATTGCGCTATTGGCAGGATCGGCTGTTCGCGCGCTTGGCACGAAATGCTAGTGACGCGACTGAGTATTTCCACATCCCCACAGGGCGCGTGGTGGAAATTGGAACGCAAGTGATCCTCTAG
- a CDS encoding NADH:flavin oxidoreductase/NADH oxidase, with protein sequence MSQLFSSTSLRGLALRNRTVIAPMCQYSAVDGFANDWHFVHLGRFAIGGFGLIILEATGVTPEGRISYADLGLWKDEQIAPLARIVDFIHSQGAAAGIQLAHAGRKASTPVPWRNGFTETEEEKPRVGFEHWTPVAPSAEIHAEGKDFTKPTALDAAGIRNIIDSFVAAAKRAEQAGFDTVEVHAAHGYLLNQFLSPLANKRTDEYGGSRENRMRLVLEVTEAVRAVWPAEKPLLVRISVSDNHPEGWQVEDSVVLAQELKKLGADAIDCSSGGFEGATFNTVAGYQVPFAKAVRDGADIPTMAVGLLGDAGRAEEIIANGEADFIELARGALDDPNWAVHARHELGADDYELWPNPTKRVRERDRALRQRSFASK encoded by the coding sequence ATGTCACAGCTTTTCTCGTCGACCAGTCTGCGTGGCCTTGCGCTGCGCAACCGCACCGTCATCGCCCCCATGTGCCAATACTCAGCCGTGGATGGCTTCGCCAACGACTGGCACTTCGTGCATCTGGGCCGCTTCGCCATCGGCGGTTTCGGTCTGATCATTCTCGAAGCTACGGGCGTGACGCCAGAAGGTCGCATCTCCTACGCTGATCTAGGCCTCTGGAAGGATGAGCAGATCGCTCCTCTCGCCCGCATAGTCGACTTCATCCACAGCCAAGGCGCCGCCGCCGGAATCCAGCTGGCGCATGCCGGACGCAAGGCCTCCACCCCCGTGCCGTGGCGCAACGGCTTCACGGAAACAGAAGAGGAAAAGCCGCGCGTCGGCTTCGAACACTGGACGCCGGTGGCACCCAGTGCGGAAATCCATGCGGAAGGCAAGGACTTCACCAAGCCGACGGCGCTGGACGCCGCGGGCATCCGCAACATCATCGATTCCTTTGTTGCCGCCGCCAAGCGCGCCGAGCAGGCGGGCTTCGACACCGTCGAAGTCCATGCGGCCCACGGCTATCTCCTTAATCAGTTCCTCTCGCCCTTGGCTAACAAGCGCACCGATGAGTATGGCGGCAGCCGCGAGAACCGGATGCGCCTGGTCCTTGAAGTTACCGAAGCTGTTCGCGCCGTGTGGCCCGCTGAGAAGCCGCTTCTGGTCCGGATTTCGGTGAGCGACAATCATCCCGAAGGTTGGCAGGTGGAGGACAGCGTCGTCCTTGCCCAGGAGTTGAAGAAGCTGGGCGCCGACGCCATCGACTGCTCGAGCGGCGGTTTCGAAGGGGCGACGTTCAACACTGTTGCCGGCTACCAGGTCCCTTTTGCCAAGGCGGTGCGCGACGGTGCCGACATTCCCACCATGGCTGTCGGTCTGCTCGGGGATGCCGGTCGTGCCGAGGAGATCATCGCCAATGGCGAGGCGGATTTCATCGAACTGGCCCGCGGCGCCTTGGATGATCCTAATTGGGCCGTGCACGCCCGGCACGAGCTTGGCGCGGACGATTACGAACTCTGGCCCAATCCCACCAAACGGGTGCGCGAGCGAGACCGGGCTCTGAGGCAGCGCAGCTTCGCCAGCAAGTAA
- a CDS encoding TetR/AcrR family transcriptional regulator, which yields MALPIKVNEETFTPRQQAVLTAALDLLVENGDGLTMTAVARRASCSKETLYKWFGDRDGLLTATVQWQAAKVRMPHVDRTGLSAKTLRASIEQFARDLLTVIVGDVSITLNRTAINHAAQEKDRLGLIVLENGPLAIRRRLKPILEAGRDARLLRFASSEDAYRTFFGLVVRDVQIRLLLGDSALTQSNVEANIESDVKTAADQFFALYGAKANL from the coding sequence TTGGCCCTGCCCATCAAGGTCAACGAGGAAACCTTTACGCCGCGCCAGCAGGCGGTGCTGACGGCTGCTCTCGACCTCTTGGTGGAGAATGGCGACGGCCTGACCATGACAGCGGTGGCGCGCCGCGCCTCATGCTCCAAGGAAACGCTCTACAAATGGTTCGGCGACCGGGACGGCTTGTTGACCGCAACGGTCCAGTGGCAGGCGGCGAAGGTGCGCATGCCCCATGTCGACCGCACCGGCCTTAGCGCCAAGACCTTGCGCGCCAGCATCGAGCAGTTCGCCCGCGACCTGCTGACCGTCATCGTGGGTGATGTGTCCATCACTCTCAATCGCACCGCGATCAATCACGCAGCACAGGAGAAGGACCGGCTCGGGCTTATCGTTCTGGAGAACGGCCCACTCGCCATCCGCCGGCGCCTGAAGCCTATTCTTGAGGCTGGCCGCGACGCACGACTGCTGCGCTTCGCCTCCAGCGAAGATGCCTATCGGACCTTTTTCGGTCTGGTGGTGCGTGACGTCCAAATCCGTCTCCTGCTGGGGGACAGTGCACTTACCCAGTCCAACGTCGAAGCCAATATCGAGTCGGACGTCAAAACCGCCGCTGACCAGTTCTTCGCCCTTTATGGGGCCAAGGCCAATTTATAA